Proteins encoded in a region of the Leifsonia sp. PS1209 genome:
- a CDS encoding TetR/AcrR family transcriptional regulator: MDIQTSRPRRRGPYAKSAARRRQIVEEAYRVFATRGYHASSLREIATAAGISLSNLQHYFSGKEDVLLAVLELRDELGAGEASRAHDEPFETHIVAQAAANERIPGLIALYSVLSAEAVTADHPGREYFLGRYDALRTEYEAEFAALRADGRLRDGVDPALAAASVIALWEGIQLQWLYTPERIDAAAALRAYLDLVILPESTKSR; encoded by the coding sequence GTGGACATCCAGACCTCCCGCCCCCGACGCCGTGGGCCGTACGCGAAGAGCGCAGCGCGCCGCCGCCAGATCGTCGAAGAGGCGTACCGCGTGTTCGCCACGCGCGGCTACCACGCCAGCTCCCTGCGCGAGATCGCGACGGCGGCCGGGATCAGCCTCTCCAACCTGCAGCACTACTTCTCCGGCAAGGAGGACGTGCTGCTGGCCGTGCTCGAACTCCGCGACGAACTCGGAGCCGGGGAGGCGAGCAGGGCGCACGACGAGCCGTTCGAGACGCACATCGTCGCGCAGGCGGCGGCCAACGAACGCATCCCGGGGCTGATCGCGCTCTACAGCGTGCTCTCCGCTGAGGCGGTCACCGCCGACCACCCCGGCCGCGAGTACTTCCTTGGACGCTACGACGCGCTCCGCACGGAGTACGAGGCAGAGTTCGCCGCGCTCCGCGCCGACGGACGGCTGCGCGACGGCGTCGACCCGGCGCTCGCCGCGGCGTCCGTGATCGCGCTGTGGGAGGGCATCCAGTTGCAGTGGCTGTACACGCCGGAGCGGATCGACGCGGCGGCCGCACTGCGTGCCTACCTCGACCTGGTGATCCTGCCCGAGTCGACGAAAAGCCGGTAA
- a CDS encoding extracellular solute-binding protein produces MTQLTRRSLLTLGAAAGATALLAGCSTPGTTSVNSRPLVQPAAAGEKITLTYWAWLKDLQKVADVWNATHPDVQVEAVWIPGGNSGGYQKLYSALAAGGGPDLAQVELRSVPEFMLVNGLVDLARYGANDYADRYDPTLWKQVSYVDGVYAIPQDSGPMAFYYRPDLFEKVGASAPATWDEWMRTGAELRKAGSWIDTFNYADPSWFAAVAGQAGASWFAVDGDRWTIDMTDDATLTAARFFDKAIDDGVIQTAYGAYTTPWFAAAASNTIAGLTSASWGDALLEGVSGGEGKWRVAPMARWGSGDAVGYGSSYLGGSTAAVLANSKHPKEALEFAVWMTTSHEGIDAMIANSGIGWSPSADYIGASRQKPSKFFGGQNYNEEVFLPASRQQNQDWSWWPITQQSFNILADGFRKKASGLSLVDAIAQSEKNIITAFRNKGLSIEKVNS; encoded by the coding sequence ATGACGCAACTCACACGACGAAGTCTCCTCACCCTCGGAGCCGCGGCGGGAGCCACGGCCCTTCTCGCCGGGTGCAGCACCCCCGGCACCACCTCGGTCAACAGCAGGCCGCTCGTGCAGCCCGCTGCGGCCGGCGAGAAGATCACGCTCACGTACTGGGCCTGGCTGAAAGACCTGCAGAAGGTCGCGGACGTGTGGAACGCCACGCATCCGGATGTGCAGGTCGAGGCCGTCTGGATCCCCGGAGGCAACTCGGGCGGATACCAGAAGCTGTACTCGGCGCTGGCCGCGGGAGGCGGTCCGGACCTCGCCCAGGTGGAGCTGCGCTCCGTTCCGGAGTTCATGCTCGTCAACGGGCTGGTCGACCTGGCCAGGTACGGCGCGAACGACTACGCCGACCGCTACGACCCCACCCTGTGGAAGCAGGTCAGCTACGTGGACGGCGTCTACGCCATCCCGCAGGACTCCGGGCCGATGGCCTTCTACTACCGTCCAGACCTGTTCGAGAAGGTCGGCGCCTCCGCCCCCGCCACCTGGGACGAGTGGATGCGCACCGGAGCGGAACTCCGCAAGGCCGGCTCCTGGATCGACACCTTCAACTACGCGGACCCGTCCTGGTTCGCCGCGGTCGCCGGGCAGGCCGGCGCATCCTGGTTCGCCGTCGACGGCGACCGCTGGACCATCGACATGACCGACGACGCGACGCTCACCGCCGCCCGCTTCTTCGACAAGGCGATCGACGACGGCGTCATCCAGACCGCATACGGCGCGTACACGACGCCCTGGTTCGCCGCTGCCGCCTCGAACACCATCGCCGGGCTGACCAGCGCGAGCTGGGGCGATGCGCTCCTCGAAGGCGTCTCCGGCGGGGAGGGCAAGTGGCGGGTCGCGCCGATGGCCCGCTGGGGCTCCGGCGACGCGGTCGGCTACGGGTCCAGCTACCTCGGAGGGTCGACCGCCGCTGTGCTCGCGAACAGCAAGCATCCCAAGGAGGCGCTCGAGTTCGCCGTGTGGATGACCACGAGCCACGAAGGCATCGACGCGATGATCGCCAACAGCGGCATCGGCTGGTCGCCGTCCGCCGACTACATCGGGGCGAGCAGGCAGAAGCCGTCGAAGTTCTTCGGAGGGCAGAACTACAACGAGGAGGTCTTCCTTCCCGCCTCCCGCCAGCAGAACCAGGACTGGTCGTGGTGGCCGATCACGCAGCAGTCGTTCAACATCCTCGCCGACGGCTTCCGGAAGAAGGCGTCAGGGCTGTCCCTCGTGGATGCGATCGCGCAGAGCGAGAAGAACATCATCACCGCGTTCCGCAACAAGGGGCTCAGCATCGAGAAGGTGAACTCGTGA
- a CDS encoding sugar ABC transporter permease, whose amino-acid sequence MKGVRTAWAPWVLLAPFLALFLLTFILPIVVAVGSSFTKVTRQGVFGEKGVTSEFAWFANYAQALSNPNFIASIGRMLLFGVVQVTFMIALCTVLALLLESASARWPGMFRAVYFLPYGIPGVVATILWSFLYVPGLSPLVDLAGAFGLQVDFLGPDTVLWSIANIVTWTYTGYNMMIIIAQLKSIPTEVYEAAKVDGASPWRVATSIQLPLIKPALMLTTVFSIIGTLQLFAEPQVLQTVSPAIDSEYTPNLSAYTTAFAYNDYNVAAAQAVLIALVAFLLSFAFLRLTSSREPKPGRASQPTLASTTRRAK is encoded by the coding sequence GTGAAGGGCGTCCGCACCGCGTGGGCGCCGTGGGTGCTGCTCGCGCCGTTCCTCGCGCTGTTCCTGCTCACGTTCATCCTGCCGATCGTCGTCGCGGTCGGCAGCAGCTTCACCAAGGTGACCAGGCAGGGCGTGTTCGGCGAGAAGGGCGTGACGAGCGAGTTCGCCTGGTTCGCCAACTACGCCCAGGCCCTGTCGAACCCGAACTTCATCGCCTCCATCGGCCGGATGCTGCTGTTCGGCGTCGTGCAGGTCACGTTCATGATCGCGCTCTGCACGGTGCTCGCCCTGCTGCTGGAGTCGGCGTCGGCGCGCTGGCCAGGGATGTTCCGGGCGGTGTACTTCCTGCCGTACGGCATCCCGGGGGTCGTGGCGACCATCCTGTGGTCGTTCCTGTACGTGCCTGGACTCAGCCCGCTGGTCGATCTGGCCGGTGCGTTCGGGCTCCAGGTCGATTTCCTCGGACCGGACACGGTGCTCTGGTCGATCGCGAACATCGTCACCTGGACGTACACCGGCTACAACATGATGATCATCATCGCGCAGCTGAAGTCGATCCCGACCGAGGTGTACGAGGCGGCGAAGGTGGACGGCGCGAGCCCGTGGCGGGTGGCCACGAGCATCCAGTTGCCGCTGATCAAGCCGGCGCTGATGCTGACCACGGTGTTCTCGATCATCGGCACCCTGCAGCTCTTCGCCGAGCCGCAGGTGCTGCAGACGGTCTCCCCCGCGATCGACAGCGAGTACACGCCCAACCTCAGCGCGTACACCACGGCGTTCGCGTACAACGACTACAACGTCGCGGCGGCGCAGGCGGTGCTCATCGCGCTGGTCGCGTTCCTGCTGTCGTTCGCGTTCCTCCGCCTCACGAGCAGCCGCGAGCCGAAGCCCGGCCGCGCATCGCAGCCCACCCTCGCATCGACCACCAGGAGGGCGAAATGA
- a CDS encoding carbohydrate ABC transporter permease codes for MTATETTTGSVAAPGTSSITAQKAHGTGPDRSAGRRPGMRILVTGILVVVAVYFLVPVYWVIVASTKTTQDLFATNGFWFAPTFALWHNLGEVLSYDGGIFVRWFANSVLYAGVGAVLATYFAAAGGYALSKYVFRGRGLIFGLVLGGVLVPGTATALPLFLLFSQLGMANTYWSVLLPSLVSPFGLFLCRIYADATVDTALIEAARIDGAGELRIFHTVGLRIMVPALVTVFLFQLVGIWNNYFLPLVMLSDNTLYPITLGLNNWRSQTDRLPEFYELTTGGVLLSIIPLAIAMIVLQRFWRGGLTEGAVK; via the coding sequence ATGACCGCCACAGAGACCACGACCGGCAGCGTCGCCGCACCGGGCACCTCGTCGATCACCGCGCAGAAGGCGCACGGCACGGGACCGGACCGCTCCGCAGGACGCCGGCCGGGGATGCGCATCCTGGTCACGGGCATCCTGGTCGTCGTCGCCGTCTACTTCCTCGTGCCGGTCTACTGGGTGATCGTCGCGTCCACGAAGACCACGCAGGACCTCTTCGCCACCAACGGCTTCTGGTTCGCGCCGACCTTCGCGCTCTGGCACAACCTCGGGGAGGTGCTCAGCTACGACGGCGGCATCTTCGTGCGCTGGTTCGCGAACTCCGTCCTCTACGCCGGAGTGGGCGCCGTGCTCGCGACGTACTTCGCCGCCGCGGGAGGGTACGCGCTGTCGAAGTACGTCTTCCGCGGGCGCGGCCTGATCTTCGGGCTGGTGCTCGGCGGGGTGCTCGTGCCCGGCACGGCGACGGCGCTTCCGCTGTTCCTCCTGTTCAGCCAGCTCGGCATGGCGAACACGTACTGGTCGGTGCTGCTGCCCTCGCTCGTCTCACCGTTCGGCCTGTTCCTCTGCCGGATCTACGCAGACGCGACGGTCGACACGGCCCTCATCGAGGCGGCCAGGATCGACGGCGCGGGAGAGCTGCGCATCTTCCACACGGTCGGGCTCAGGATCATGGTGCCCGCGCTGGTGACCGTGTTCCTGTTCCAGCTGGTCGGCATCTGGAACAACTACTTCCTGCCGCTCGTGATGCTCTCCGACAACACGCTCTACCCGATCACCCTCGGCCTGAACAACTGGCGCAGCCAGACCGACCGGCTGCCCGAGTTCTACGAGCTGACCACCGGCGGCGTGCTGCTGTCGATCATTCCCCTCGCCATCGCCATGATCGTGCTGCAGCGGTTCTGGCGCGGCGGTCTCACCGAAGGAGCAGTGAAGTAG
- a CDS encoding glycoside hydrolase family 2 TIM barrel-domain containing protein encodes MLTPAYLSDTAPGRGARSAPRSWLHTDAPSLSLNGDWAFRLSPTAAVQDDVAATDYDDSGWAQLPVPSHWVLHGDGAYGRPIYTNVQYPFPIDPPHVPDENPTGDHRRRFTLPDDFDGAERVLLRFDGVESLYRVWLNGEEVGIGTGSRLAQEFDVTGVVRPGENVIVVRVHQWSAASYLEDQDQWWLPGIFRDVTLLARPAGGIDDVWLRTGFLDGAGALDVELTAAASAYPVTVRILELGVEQTWQSAAEVATLTLDAVEPWTAETPRLYDVTVSNAAETITLRAGFRTVEIVGDRFLVNGRRVVFHGMNRHETHPVRGRVFDEEHAHADLARMKRYNVNAIRTSHYPPHPRLLDLADELGFWVIDECDLETHGFEASGAEHGGWVGNPSDDPRWRDAYLDRIRRTVERDKNHPSIVIWSLGNESGTGANLAANAAWVHDRDPGRPVHYEGDYTGEYTDVYSRMYSSVRETAEIGTDGSRYPLLGTTPGQGARQRTKPFLLCEYAHAMGNGPGALDAYERLVHEHPRLHGGFVWEWRDHGILTETADGTPFYAYGGDFGEVVHDGNFVMDGMILSDDTPTPGLAEYKAVVQPIRFDVGDGTVTLTNLRHTADTSDLSFRWRVEHDGRRVARGELPVDALAAGESVTVPLPAVEVADDAETWLTIDAVLQAATPWSEAGHVVASGQVDRSARIPNVSARPVAPALVAGVPARLTLGPAEFEDGALVRLNGREVAGPRLELWRAPTDNDEGASRAEPGEDDASVPGVSSAALWRAAGLDRLTHRIVSIEHAEDALLVRTRVSAANSPAAVWVDALWTLDADGTLTLRTEIVPSTGWDTVWPRIGLRFDLPDGDAPVDRAEWFGRGPLEAYPDSMTAAQVGRYGATVDELNVAYARPQETGHRADVRTLTLGTDGADALRITLVPDTAGRRPGFSLSRHTPQQVAAAGHPHELPPSATTHLFVDAAQHGLGSRACGPDVAAEHALRPEARTITLRFG; translated from the coding sequence GTGCTGACACCCGCCTACCTGTCCGACACCGCGCCGGGACGCGGCGCACGAAGCGCCCCGCGGTCCTGGCTGCACACCGACGCGCCGTCGCTCTCGCTGAACGGCGACTGGGCGTTCCGGCTCTCCCCCACCGCCGCCGTGCAGGACGACGTCGCGGCGACCGACTACGACGACTCCGGATGGGCGCAGCTCCCCGTCCCCTCGCACTGGGTGCTGCACGGAGACGGCGCGTACGGACGGCCGATCTACACGAACGTGCAGTACCCGTTCCCGATCGACCCTCCGCACGTCCCCGACGAGAACCCGACCGGTGACCACCGGCGGCGCTTCACCCTGCCCGACGACTTCGACGGGGCGGAGCGGGTGCTGCTGCGGTTCGACGGGGTCGAGTCGCTGTACCGCGTCTGGCTGAACGGCGAGGAGGTCGGGATCGGCACGGGATCGCGGCTGGCGCAGGAGTTCGACGTGACCGGCGTCGTGCGTCCCGGAGAGAACGTGATCGTGGTGCGGGTGCACCAGTGGTCGGCCGCCAGCTATCTGGAGGACCAGGACCAGTGGTGGCTGCCCGGCATCTTCCGCGACGTCACCCTGCTCGCGCGCCCGGCCGGCGGGATCGACGACGTGTGGCTGCGCACCGGATTCCTCGACGGCGCCGGCGCCCTGGACGTGGAGCTGACCGCGGCGGCGTCCGCGTACCCGGTGACCGTGCGCATCCTGGAGCTGGGGGTGGAGCAGACCTGGCAGAGCGCAGCGGAGGTCGCAACGCTGACTCTGGATGCGGTCGAACCGTGGACGGCGGAGACGCCGCGCCTCTACGACGTCACCGTGTCGAACGCGGCGGAGACGATCACGCTGCGCGCCGGTTTCCGCACGGTCGAGATCGTCGGCGACCGCTTCCTCGTGAACGGCCGCCGCGTGGTCTTCCACGGCATGAACCGGCACGAGACGCATCCGGTGCGCGGCCGGGTCTTCGACGAGGAGCACGCCCACGCCGACCTGGCCAGGATGAAGCGGTACAACGTCAACGCCATCCGCACCAGCCACTACCCGCCGCACCCCCGCCTGCTCGACCTCGCCGACGAGCTCGGCTTCTGGGTGATCGACGAGTGCGACCTGGAGACCCACGGCTTCGAGGCGTCCGGCGCCGAGCACGGCGGCTGGGTCGGCAACCCGAGCGACGACCCGCGCTGGCGCGACGCATACCTCGACCGCATCCGGCGCACGGTCGAACGCGACAAGAACCATCCGAGCATCGTCATCTGGTCCCTCGGCAACGAGTCGGGCACCGGCGCGAACCTGGCGGCCAACGCCGCCTGGGTGCACGACCGCGACCCCGGGCGTCCCGTGCACTACGAGGGCGACTACACCGGCGAGTACACCGACGTGTACTCGCGCATGTACTCCTCCGTGCGCGAGACGGCGGAGATCGGCACGGACGGGTCCCGCTACCCCCTGCTCGGCACAACGCCCGGCCAGGGCGCCCGGCAGCGGACGAAGCCGTTCCTGCTCTGCGAGTACGCCCACGCGATGGGCAACGGCCCGGGGGCACTGGATGCGTACGAGCGGCTGGTGCACGAGCACCCGCGCCTGCACGGCGGCTTCGTCTGGGAGTGGCGCGACCACGGCATCCTGACCGAGACGGCCGACGGCACCCCGTTCTATGCGTACGGCGGGGACTTCGGCGAGGTGGTGCACGACGGCAACTTCGTGATGGACGGGATGATCCTGAGCGACGACACCCCGACGCCCGGCCTTGCCGAGTACAAGGCCGTCGTGCAGCCGATCCGCTTCGACGTCGGAGACGGGACGGTGACGCTCACCAACCTCCGCCACACGGCAGACACCTCCGACCTGTCGTTCCGCTGGCGGGTCGAGCACGACGGGCGCCGGGTGGCGCGCGGCGAGCTGCCGGTGGATGCGCTGGCGGCCGGGGAGTCCGTGACGGTGCCGCTGCCGGCGGTGGAGGTCGCCGACGACGCGGAGACCTGGCTGACCATCGACGCCGTGTTGCAGGCCGCGACGCCGTGGTCGGAGGCCGGGCACGTGGTCGCGAGCGGTCAGGTGGACAGGAGCGCTCGCATCCCGAACGTCAGCGCGCGTCCCGTGGCACCGGCTCTCGTCGCCGGGGTTCCCGCACGGCTGACGCTCGGCCCGGCCGAGTTCGAGGACGGAGCCCTGGTGCGCCTGAACGGGCGCGAGGTGGCCGGTCCGCGCCTGGAACTGTGGCGCGCCCCGACGGACAACGACGAAGGCGCATCCCGTGCGGAGCCCGGCGAGGACGACGCGAGCGTCCCCGGGGTGTCGAGTGCTGCGCTCTGGCGGGCGGCGGGGCTCGACCGGCTGACGCACAGGATCGTCTCCATCGAGCACGCTGAAGACGCCCTCCTGGTGCGCACGCGCGTGTCCGCCGCCAACTCGCCAGCAGCCGTGTGGGTGGATGCGCTCTGGACGCTCGACGCCGACGGCACGCTCACTCTGCGCACCGAGATCGTGCCGTCCACCGGCTGGGACACCGTCTGGCCGCGCATCGGCCTGCGCTTCGACCTGCCGGACGGAGACGCGCCGGTCGACCGCGCCGAGTGGTTCGGCCGCGGCCCGCTCGAGGCGTACCCGGACAGCATGACGGCCGCGCAGGTCGGTCGATACGGCGCGACCGTGGACGAGCTGAACGTCGCGTACGCCCGCCCGCAGGAGACGGGCCACCGGGCCGACGTGCGCACCCTCACGCTCGGAACGGACGGTGCGGACGCCCTGCGCATCACGCTGGTGCCGGATACGGCAGGCCGCCGCCCCGGCTTCAGCCTCAGCAGGCACACGCCGCAGCAGGTGGCTGCGGCCGGTCACCCGCACGAGCTGCCGCCCAGCGCGACGACCCACCTGTTCGTCGACGCCGCCCAGCACGGGCTCGGCTCGCGGGCCTGCGGGCCGGACGTCGCCGCCGAGCACGCGCTGCGCCCCGAGGCGAGGACGATCACGCTGCGGTTCGGCTGA
- a CDS encoding aldo/keto reductase, with translation MKKITLGTEKLEVSRLGLGCMGMSAFYTGAGDDDAGSIRTIHRAIDLGVTFFDTAEIYGPYANEELLARAFAGKRDQVVIATKFGTILHRTNDERGLDGSPENVRLSVEGSLRRLQTDHIDLYYQHRMDPDTPIEDTVGALAELIDEGKIGHYGLSEAAPETIRRANAVHPVTAIQTEYSLWSRDPEAEILPTVRELGIGFVPYSPLGRGFLTGTIRTLDELAPDDFRRFNPRFEGDNLEANIRIVEQVDAVAREVGATPGQVALAWLLAQGDDIAPIPGTRRVENLEQNVAADQLELSPEQLERLAAVAPAVGDRYADMTPLNR, from the coding sequence ATGAAGAAGATCACACTGGGCACGGAGAAGCTCGAAGTCTCGCGTCTTGGACTCGGCTGCATGGGCATGTCCGCGTTCTACACCGGCGCAGGAGACGACGACGCCGGCTCGATCCGCACCATCCACCGCGCCATCGACCTCGGGGTGACGTTCTTCGACACCGCAGAGATCTACGGCCCGTACGCCAACGAGGAACTGCTCGCCCGGGCGTTCGCCGGCAAGCGCGACCAGGTGGTCATCGCTACGAAGTTCGGCACGATCCTGCACCGGACCAACGACGAGCGCGGTCTGGACGGGTCGCCGGAGAACGTGCGTCTCTCGGTCGAGGGGTCGCTGCGCCGCCTGCAGACCGACCACATCGACCTTTACTACCAGCACAGGATGGACCCGGACACGCCCATCGAGGACACGGTCGGGGCGCTCGCCGAGCTGATCGACGAGGGCAAGATCGGGCACTACGGCCTCTCGGAGGCCGCACCGGAGACGATCCGCCGCGCCAACGCCGTGCATCCCGTGACGGCGATCCAGACCGAGTACTCGCTCTGGTCCCGCGACCCGGAGGCCGAGATCCTGCCGACGGTCCGCGAGCTCGGCATCGGCTTCGTGCCGTATTCGCCGCTCGGCCGCGGCTTCCTCACCGGCACCATCCGCACGCTCGACGAGCTGGCGCCCGACGATTTCCGCCGCTTCAACCCGCGGTTCGAGGGCGACAACCTGGAGGCGAACATCCGGATCGTCGAGCAGGTGGATGCTGTGGCCCGCGAGGTCGGGGCGACTCCCGGCCAGGTGGCGCTCGCCTGGCTGCTGGCCCAGGGCGACGACATCGCCCCCATCCCCGGCACCCGCCGTGTGGAGAACCTGGAGCAGAACGTCGCCGCCGACCAGCTGGAGCTGTCGCCGGAGCAGCTGGAACGCCTCGCCGCCGTCGCTCCCGCTGTGGGGGACCGGTACGCGGACATGACGCCGCTCAACCGCTAG
- a CDS encoding MerR family transcriptional regulator, producing the protein MTDTATELSISEVAERTGLTTHTLRYYEREGLMLAPVGRASSTHRRYTEADVNWVVFLTKLRLTAMPIARMREYTELARRGDDTTAERLELLLVHRMNVSRQLEEVTASLAAIDHKIGLYQEKVTA; encoded by the coding sequence ATGACCGATACAGCGACGGAACTCTCGATCTCCGAGGTAGCGGAGCGCACGGGCCTGACGACCCACACGCTCCGCTACTACGAGCGGGAGGGGCTGATGCTCGCGCCTGTCGGGCGCGCGTCGTCCACACACCGCCGGTACACCGAGGCCGACGTCAACTGGGTCGTGTTCCTCACCAAGCTGCGCCTCACCGCCATGCCGATCGCCCGGATGCGCGAGTACACCGAGCTCGCACGTCGCGGCGACGACACCACCGCCGAGCGGCTGGAACTGCTGCTCGTGCACCGGATGAACGTGTCCAGGCAGCTGGAGGAGGTCACGGCCAGTCTCGCCGCCATCGACCACAAGATCGGTCTCTATCAGGAGAAGGTAACCGCATGA
- a CDS encoding dihydrofolate reductase family protein produces the protein MALTKYYVASSIDGFIADTDDRIDWLLQFGFEEFDEHYQRFISGIGAIVMGAATYEFLLADDTTEWPYAGLPTWVVTHRVLPPIAGADITFFEGDLAALDAELREASGDRDVWVVGGGQIAAQFADAGLLDELHITYVPVLVGSGKPLLPVTQASSPLALVGTTAFPSGAVEHVYRVG, from the coding sequence ATGGCTCTCACGAAGTACTACGTCGCGTCCTCCATCGACGGATTCATCGCAGACACGGACGACAGGATCGACTGGCTCCTGCAGTTCGGGTTCGAGGAGTTCGACGAGCACTACCAGCGCTTCATCTCCGGCATCGGAGCCATCGTGATGGGAGCGGCCACCTACGAGTTCCTGCTTGCCGACGACACCACGGAATGGCCGTACGCCGGCCTCCCCACCTGGGTGGTCACGCACCGCGTGCTTCCGCCGATCGCCGGCGCGGACATCACCTTCTTCGAGGGCGACCTCGCCGCACTGGATGCCGAACTGCGCGAAGCGTCGGGCGACCGCGACGTATGGGTGGTCGGCGGCGGGCAGATCGCCGCGCAGTTCGCCGACGCCGGCCTGCTCGACGAACTGCACATCACCTACGTGCCGGTGCTCGTCGGCTCTGGTAAGCCGCTGCTGCCCGTCACCCAGGCGAGCAGCCCGCTGGCGCTCGTCGGCACCACGGCGTTCCCGAGCGGCGCGGTGGAGCACGTGTACCGCGTCGGCTGA